In Caldalkalibacillus uzonensis, the genomic window GGACAAGAAGCTATTGATTTTGATGTCTAGTATCACAGTTTTAATGACCGTTTTAACCGGCTGTGGGGATACTGAAACCGGAAGTGATGATTCTTCAGTGAGTTTGCAATTTCCGACAGCTTCCACAACAGGCACCATTTATCCTTTAGGTTCAGCCATGGCTAATTTATGGAATGAAGAATTAGGCTATAAAGTCAGTGCTCAAGCATCTAATGGAGGGGTACATAATCTGAACCTGCTTAAAGATAGAGAAGCAGATATCTCTTTTGCAACAGTGGGGATTATTTGGGAAGCCTATCATGGTGAACATTCTTTTGAAGGCAGACAATACGAAGACGTAAGAATTGTCGCCGGATTATATTATAACCCGAACCAATTTGTTGTCCGCGAAGATGCTGGTATTGAATCAATTGCTGACATTAAAGGGAAGCGGTTTGCGCCAGGTGCCAGTGGAAGCACGCCTGAAGTCGAATCAAGTATCATTCTTACGGAATATGGATTAAACTACCCAGATGACATCCAGGCCAATTTTGTAGGTTTTGGGAAGCGATTGATCTGATGAGAAATAAGCAGATTGATGGGGCATTAATACAAGCAGGCCTTCCTACGGCAGCCGTAACTGAAATGACATCTACTGCAGGAGGAAAGTTAATCAGTATTGATCCCGAGATAAGAGCATCATTAATCGATAAATACCCCTGGTACTCAGATTTTGTGATTCCTGCAGGAACATATGACAATCAGGATGAAGATGTAGAGACACTTGCCATTAAGATGATGCTCATTACCGATGCATCTGCTGATGAGGATGTCATATACAATTTAGTGAAAACAATGTGGGAGAACTTGGATGAGCTAGAGTCAGCCCATCCGATTGTAGGACAATTTGACATTAACCGAGCAACAACAGATTTAGCCGGAATTCCTTTACATCCCGGAGCAGAAAGGTACTATAAAGAAATCGGAGTGTTGACCGAGTAAGAAAACCCAAAGGGAGACAGGTAAACACATGATGTCCTGCCAGTCTCCCTTTTTGACCTCCCCCCGATCCCATCTTCATTTGCATAGAAGAGTAAGACCGTCTAAAATTGTCTCTATATAATATTGCTTCAACTCATTTATAAAAGGATTTTTTAGACTTTTGTCTAATATAAAAGATATAAGATGCAACACGATTAATACTATGAGCTAGATATAGGAAGTGTAAAGAAATGGATAGAAATAACTATACCTTTATTGAAACGTTCTGTGGAGCAGGGGGGCTGGCTTTGGGGCTGATACGGTCCGGCTTTGAATTGGAATGGGCATTTGATAATGATGAAAAAGCCGTTATGACTTTTTCAAAGAACGTTTCACAAAAAGTGGACAAAAGAGATATTAATCATATATCGGTTGAAGAAGTATTGCAAAAAACCGGTCTGAAACCGGGTGAACTGACTTTACTGTCCGGAGGCCCGCCTTGTCAGGGGTTTTCCAGGCAAAAACATAAAAGCAAAAAAAAGGATAGAAGGAATCATTTAATTTTAAAATATATTCGTTTGGTAAAAGGTCTCAATCCGAAATTTATCTTGGTGGAAAATGTGGATACCTTTCAAAAGAAAAGAGGAACAAGATATATTAAAATACTACGTAGATTTCTTCAGTTGAATTATGAACTTCTTGTTTACGAAGTAAATTTTGCGGACTACGGTGTGCCGCAAATTCGAAAAAGAACCATCATTGTCGGATATAGAAAGGATCTCGATATTAATTATACTTTCCCGTTACCGACTCATAAAAACCGTTGGGTATCGGTATGGGAAGCCATAGGTCATCTGGACAGTCCGCCTGAAGACGGATCTGAGCATCCAAGGATTCCAAACCACTACGTTCCGAATATTTCCGATTTGAATCGGGAGCGTATCCGTTATGTACCGCAAGGAAGCGGAAGAAAATGCCTTCCCAAAAGGTTACAACTGCCTTGTCACAGAAAAAAGACCGGGTGGCCCGATGTATACGGTCGGATGTCTATGAATCGTCCCGCACCGACCATCACGTGCGGATTTGACAACTTCACAAGGGGGAGGTTTGCTCATCCCCTGCATGATCGTCCCATTACCCCGAGAGAAGCTGCGATACTACAGGGATTTGAAACTGATTTTGTTTTTTATGGCAATAAGGGAGAAATCAGAAATCAAATCGGAAACGCAGTGCCTCCGATTATCGGTTATGTGTTAGGCAAATCCATTATGGAAGCGCTTGTAACGAAAGAAAAATGTATGGTTCCCGTTTAGAAATTTGATAGGGAGGGGGAGAGATGATGGCAAAGTTCAGGACACGCGCACGGGCAGTCGATCTTCTGGGAAAAGAGCAGATACGGGATGAAATCACTGCGATCTCGGAGCTGCTTCGAAACTCCTATGATGCCGATGCTACCGAAGGTCTGATTAAAATCGACACTGAAAAGGATCGGATCATCGTTTGGGATGATGGGGAAGGAATGACTGAACGGGAGTTGCAGGAAAATTGGCTAACGTTGGGGACATACTCCAAACGCCACCAAGGAAACCGAAAGTCCAAAAAAGGCAGAGTCAAAATCGGTGAAAAGGGAATCGGTCGATTGGCAATTTCATTACTCGGTGATCTCCTCCTGCTGGTTTCCAAAAAAGAGGGCGGAAACTGGTCCGTTTTGTTTTTGCATTGGGAGCTTTTCAGAAACCCCGACATTTATTTGGAAGATATCGAAATACCGATACGCACTTTCAATACATATGAAGAAGTTGTGCATTACCTAACCACCGATATGAGTGACATGAAGAAAGTCCTGCAGTCAAATCTCACAAATTCCGATGGTTGGACTGAAAAAGATATTCTGCGAATTACTGAGGACATTCAAAAGTTTAAGGTCGGAAATGAATTGTTGAATCGCTTGCGTATCAATGAGAAACGGGGAAAAGGAACAACTTTCTATATTGCAAGATTGGAAAGCTTTTGGGACTGGGGTGTATATCTGAGAACTCGGGTAAAGGATGAAAACATTGAAAAAAGAATTCAGCGATTGAAGGATGTCTTGTTCTCCTTTCAAAATTTCATAGACTTATTCGATATGGAAGATGCTAATGGTAGACATTTGGAAGAAAGTTTCAAACCGCAGATAGAAATTAATGGGCAAAAACTGACGGATGAAGCCTGGTTCAATCCGGATGATCTCAAGCTGTATGATTATGCGTTGAAAGGCACGATAGACGAAAATGCCGTATTTCACGGGGTGGCATATGTAGGCAACGATAAGGAGGAGGTCACAGTAGGTAGTGATGATTTATTACAGGGGATGTATAGCGAGGGTTACGAATCTTGCGGTCCGATCAAAATAAAATGGTATTTCGTAGAAGGTCAGGAATCTCAATCCCGATTAACCAAGGAACAGCATAAAACCATGATACAGAAGCTGAATAAGATTGGCGGTATCTACGTTTTCCGGGATGGATTACGCATATTGCCGTATGGGGAACCTGGGAATGACTTTCTGTATATTGAGGAGAGGCGTTCTAGGGGAGCAGGTTATTATTTGTTCAGTCACCGACGGATGTTTGGTTATATTGAGATCAGTAAGAAGAAAAACCCGCATTTGGTAGATAAGTCAAGTCGGGAAGGATTTGTGGAAAACTCTTATTATAACTATTTTAGAGGCGTAGCTATTAATTTATTGAAGTGGTGGGCAATAGATTATCTGGAAACACAAAAAAAGGAAATGGGGAAAAGATACATTTATTTGGAAAGAATAAGAAAGGAAAAAGAGAGGGAGGAACGGTTAAACGAGAAAAAGAAAAAAGAGGAGAAGCGGAAACGAGACTATTTCAAACGACTTGAAACCGAGCTTGATAACTTTGATGAGAAGTTGGCAAATGAACGGGCCCGTCTGAAACGGGTGATTGATGAGGAAATTGAAGATTGGATCGGAACAAGTCAAAATAACGTTTCGGATCGAATGGGATGGAAAAATCGGTTGTATGAATTGGGATTTACGTTACATAAAAAAGTTGACGGCATACGTCATTTGAGAATTGAACCGAATTTGAGATACGTACATGACAATGAAATGCTGGACATTATCGAAGAAAAAAGTCAGGCATTGGATAAAGCGATAGAAGAATTGAATGGTTATATTGAATCAGCCATAAAAAATGCAGAAAAACGTATGAGCGAAATAACGGCAAAGAGCGTGGAGTCAGGCACCAACGAAAATGAAACCGTTCGAAGTTTGGAACGTGCCATTAGATGGTGTAATACAACTTCGAAGGAAATGATTGCAAAGATTGAAGAGGAATCAAGCAGTACCTTTAACGAACAAGTGGAAGAGATGAACCGTAAATTAAAGAACTATTTTTTATCCGAAGTTAGTCGTCATGAAAAAATGCTCGCACCTTTGAATGATGAGTTGCAAACAATTAAACAGGATTTACTCGCAAAACATCAGCAATGGCAATCAAGCAACCTTTTAACCGATATTGACAAACTGGAAAAGGAAACGCAGGAGGTTCTGTCAAATTTCGAATCTCTAACGGAAAGATTGCAAAAAAACATATTGGACTATTCGCAGGAACTTCGTAATAATCAGGCAGCAGCCTTTGTCAAAAGATTAAGTGAAAACTTGGACGAGATATATGAAGATTATAGAAATAATGAGACGGACGAGGCTTTTATCGGCTTATTGAAAAAAGAAATCGAACTGTATCGCGACTTGTCTGCCGTCGGGCTGGCAGCGGAGCTGACCAGTCATGAATTCAACCATCTGTATAACCGTATACGTGAGAATTTGGATATCATGCTTAGGGCCAGCAGGAATAAAAAGACCGCCGCGATTGTGGAAAACACGCTAGGTGCGTTTCGCTCCTTGGAAAAACTTCATCAACGCATAAGTCCGCTTTACCGACAAACCCGTTACAGAAGAAGAGAAATCGATTTGAGAGCATTTCTGGAAAGTGTGATTGAGTATTTCTCAACGGATGTTAAAAAATACGGTATTGAGACGGTGTATGACATTCCGAAGGGGTTTTATATAAAGGAAGCCGATCCGGTTTTGTTCACGCCTTTGGTGAATTTGGTTTCGAACGCCATCTATTGGATGTTGAACAGTGATCGCAGAGAAATACATTTCTATACATCCAACGATTTGGATTGCTTATATGTTCATGATACCGGACATGGCATATCCGACAGAGATCGAGAGCGCATATTCGAGCCGTTTTTCACAAAAAAAATCGACGGCAGGGGTTTAGGTCTCTATTTGTCAAGAGACATTTTGAAAACGAAGGGGCATAAGCTTTATTTGGTTCCTGCGGGAAAGGAATTGAAACCGTTAGGGGGGGCCTGCTTCTGCATCGAATTTCATCCGGACTGTGAGAGGGGAATTAAGGGGGAAGAGATTTTATGAACTATGAACTCGTACAACAAGTTAAAGATATTGTAAAAGGATATTTTGATAATGCCGTGATTGTTGATGACGAGCTGTTCATGACCAAAGAAAGACTGGAAGAGGATCTCGAGTTTGATAATAGTGAGTTGGAGGAATGGAATGAAGTAGAAGTTCAAACCGAATATGCTGCTACGACGGATGATTATACTAGTTTAGGTTCCAGACCTGATGAAACAAACGAAAAATTTATTCGAGACGGTTTTGTTGTCATGCCGTTTCGATATGAAAGGGATCGGGATATCAAGGAGCAATTGGAAAAACTGACTCCTGTAT contains:
- a CDS encoding DNA cytosine methyltransferase, giving the protein MDRNNYTFIETFCGAGGLALGLIRSGFELEWAFDNDEKAVMTFSKNVSQKVDKRDINHISVEEVLQKTGLKPGELTLLSGGPPCQGFSRQKHKSKKKDRRNHLILKYIRLVKGLNPKFILVENVDTFQKKRGTRYIKILRRFLQLNYELLVYEVNFADYGVPQIRKRTIIVGYRKDLDINYTFPLPTHKNRWVSVWEAIGHLDSPPEDGSEHPRIPNHYVPNISDLNRERIRYVPQGSGRKCLPKRLQLPCHRKKTGWPDVYGRMSMNRPAPTITCGFDNFTRGRFAHPLHDRPITPREAAILQGFETDFVFYGNKGEIRNQIGNAVPPIIGYVLGKSIMEALVTKEKCMVPV
- a CDS encoding ATP-binding protein, with the translated sequence MAKFRTRARAVDLLGKEQIRDEITAISELLRNSYDADATEGLIKIDTEKDRIIVWDDGEGMTERELQENWLTLGTYSKRHQGNRKSKKGRVKIGEKGIGRLAISLLGDLLLLVSKKEGGNWSVLFLHWELFRNPDIYLEDIEIPIRTFNTYEEVVHYLTTDMSDMKKVLQSNLTNSDGWTEKDILRITEDIQKFKVGNELLNRLRINEKRGKGTTFYIARLESFWDWGVYLRTRVKDENIEKRIQRLKDVLFSFQNFIDLFDMEDANGRHLEESFKPQIEINGQKLTDEAWFNPDDLKLYDYALKGTIDENAVFHGVAYVGNDKEEVTVGSDDLLQGMYSEGYESCGPIKIKWYFVEGQESQSRLTKEQHKTMIQKLNKIGGIYVFRDGLRILPYGEPGNDFLYIEERRSRGAGYYLFSHRRMFGYIEISKKKNPHLVDKSSREGFVENSYYNYFRGVAINLLKWWAIDYLETQKKEMGKRYIYLERIRKEKEREERLNEKKKKEEKRKRDYFKRLETELDNFDEKLANERARLKRVIDEEIEDWIGTSQNNVSDRMGWKNRLYELGFTLHKKVDGIRHLRIEPNLRYVHDNEMLDIIEEKSQALDKAIEELNGYIESAIKNAEKRMSEITAKSVESGTNENETVRSLERAIRWCNTTSKEMIAKIEEESSSTFNEQVEEMNRKLKNYFLSEVSRHEKMLAPLNDELQTIKQDLLAKHQQWQSSNLLTDIDKLEKETQEVLSNFESLTERLQKNILDYSQELRNNQAAAFVKRLSENLDEIYEDYRNNETDEAFIGLLKKEIELYRDLSAVGLAAELTSHEFNHLYNRIRENLDIMLRASRNKKTAAIVENTLGAFRSLEKLHQRISPLYRQTRYRRREIDLRAFLESVIEYFSTDVKKYGIETVYDIPKGFYIKEADPVLFTPLVNLVSNAIYWMLNSDRREIHFYTSNDLDCLYVHDTGHGISDRDRERIFEPFFTKKIDGRGLGLYLSRDILKTKGHKLYLVPAGKELKPLGGACFCIEFHPDCERGIKGEEIL